One window of the Triticum dicoccoides isolate Atlit2015 ecotype Zavitan chromosome 3B, WEW_v2.0, whole genome shotgun sequence genome contains the following:
- the LOC119274271 gene encoding leucine-rich repeat extensin-like protein 3, with amino-acid sequence MARWTAQRSGLLLVAALLAVAVAAADDSGEKCTGGCGNPCGIPCTYSSPPPPEPALPPPVYYPPPAPVYSPPPPEAVYPPPTPTADCPPPPTEGYTPAPYTPTPSTPSGGYTPATPSGGYNPTPSGGDGYNPTPSGWFTPPNMPSYLTPPGPLYPQDPGFRPNAAPGLSAAWRAAAIAAVAVAGALAL; translated from the coding sequence ATGGCGAGGTGGACGGCGCAGCGGAGCGGGCTGCTGCTCGTGGCGGCGCTCCTCGCggtggccgtggcggcggcggacgACAGCGGCGAGAAGTGCACGGGCGGGTGCGGGAACCCGTGCGGCATCCCGTGCACCTactccagcccgccgccgccggagccggcgCTGCCCCCGCCCGTCTACTACCCGCCGCCGGCGCCCGTctactcgccgccgccgcccgaggccgtctaCCCGCCGCCCACGCCCACGGCCGACTGCCCGCCGCCCCCCACCGAGGGGTACACGCCCGCGCCCTACACCCCGACGCCGTCCACGCCCTCCGGCGGGTACACCCCGGCGACCCCCTCCGGCGGGTACAACCCGACCCCGTCCGGCGGGGACGGGTACAACCCGACGCCGTCCGGGTGGTTCACGCCGCCCAACATGCCGTCCTACCTCACCCCGCCCGGCCCGCTCTACCCGCAGGACCCCGGGTTCCGGCCCAACGCCGCACCGGGCCTCTCCGCGGCGTGGCGCGCGGCCGCGATCGCTGCCGTGGCCGTCGCCGGCGCCCTGGCCTTGTGA
- the LOC119274190 gene encoding uncharacterized protein LOC119274190, whose protein sequence is MIVDQKPDFVGLSETIKQDFTKNELHNLCGGRNFQWSWNPPRGMSGGILMGVNKDMFNAEIIEKGQYFLRMLVFDKNIKMHWNLVSVYGDAQKEGKASFLAELARLYHDNPLPCLVGGDFNIIRNGKEKNKPMLNEQWSFMFNAIIEQAGLRELPLNGRQYTWANNQEDPTFEKLDRVLMCPAWEEKYPFTILQAFAREVSDHTPLFLDTGETRDHNDALEHDLVKGVLNGNGEKGVNMLQYVDDTIFLIKDEVESVKNLKLILGAFEQMSGLKINFHKSELLLFGKAREKQSTYQDILTCKMGDLPIRYLGMPVSDNRVGNSHWECVTNKIEKKNTRFWEDTWVDDKPLKEAYPRLYDICFDHNITVEEAIQKGWGGGFKFRRTLHGETLGLWNCLKKRCEEIHLQGGADQVLSTLTADHKFYVGSLYRKLIAVGINFPQKYLWKTKLPEKLKVFLWWLTDWSVLQIKESSRKTLELGARVLEQAANEVFTAKQGWRINVARLE, encoded by the exons ATGATTGTAGATCAGAAGCCAGACTTTGTGGGACTCTCTGAGACCATAAAGCAAGACTTCACAAAAAATGAATTGCACAATTTGTGTGGAGGGAGGAACTTCCAATGGAGTTGGAACCCACCCAGAGGCATGTCAGGGGGGATTCTGATGGGAGTTAATAAAGATATGTTTAATGCGGAAATTATTGAAAAAGGACAGTATTTTTTGAGAATGTTAGTATTTGATAAGAATATCAAAATGCATTGGAATTTGGTTAGTGTGTATGGGGATGCCCAGAAGGAAGGGAAAGCTAGCTTCCTAGCTGAATTGGCAAGATTATATCATGATAATCCTCTGCCTTGCTTGGTAGGGGGAGATTTTAACATTATCAGAAATGGGAAGGAGAAAAACAAGCCTATGCTTAATGAACAATGGTCCTTTATGTTTAATGCTATTATTGAGCAAGCAGGGTTAAGGGAGCTGCCTTTGAATGGAAGGCAGTACACCTGGGCTAATAATCAGGAGGACCCTACTTTTGAGAAGTTGGATAGAGTTTTGATGTGCCCTGCTTGGGAGGAAAAATACCCATTTACCATATTGCAGGCCTTTGCTAGAGAGGTATCTGATCATACCCCCTTGTTCCTGGATACAGGGGAGACTCGTGATCACAA TGATGCCCTGGAGCATGATCTGGTTAAGGGGGTGCTGAATGGAAATGGAGAAAAAGGGGTTAATATGTTACAATATGTTGATGATACTATCTTCTTGATCAAGGATGAGGTGGAAAGTGTTAAAAATCTTAAACTTATACTTGGGGCTTTTGAGCAGATGTCTGGGCTCAAAATaaattttcataaaagtgaattgCTATTATTTGGCAAAGCTAGAGAAAAACAATCGACCTATCAGGATATCCTAACGTGTAAGATGGGAGACTTGCCCATTAGGTACCTGGGGATGCCTGTTTCTGATAATAGAGTTGGGAACTCACACTGGGAATGTGTGACAAATAAAATTGAGAAAAA AAATactaggttctgggaagatacctgGGTGGATGATAAACCTTTGAAAGAGGCTTACCCTAGGCTGTATGATATATGCTTTGACCACAACATTACTGTGGAAGAGGCTATACAgaaagggtgggggggggggttcaaATTTAGAAGAACATTGCATGGGGAAACTTTAGGGCTTTGGAATTGTTTGAAAAAAAGATGTGAGGAAATTCATTTGCAGGGAGGGGCGGACCAAGTTCTCTCGACCCTAACTGCAGATCATAAGTTTTATGTGGGGTCCTTATATAGGAAATTGATAGCAGTTGGGATAAACTTCCCACAGAAATACTTATGGAAAACAAAGTTGCCTGAGAAACTGAAAGTGTTTCTTTG GTGGTTGACTGACTGGTCCGTCCTGCAGATAAAGGAGTCGTCAAGAAAAACTTTGGAGCTGGGAGCAAGGGTGCTAGAACAGGCAGCAAATGAGGTGTTCACTGCTAAGCAGGGATGGAGGATCAATGTGGCAAGGCTGGAATGA
- the LOC119274269 gene encoding myc-associated zinc finger protein-like translates to MPCPRPAVLLSAAAWLWLFLSAAGALADGGNGTVCLCTGPRCVPPCPVPGTTPPTTSPTQFPFCPQRPPAVGPFPWEQQPPASPRSGSGFPQDAGFLAAAAASPTRNPAAWLAVAAVCSALLLLLQQ, encoded by the coding sequence ATGCCGTGTCCGCGGCCGGCGGTCCTGCTCTCCGCGGCCGCGTGGCTGTGGCTGTTCCTGTCGGCCGCCGGCGCGCTGGCGGACGGCGGCAACGGCACGGTGTGCCTGTGCACGGGCCCGCGGTGCGTGCCGCCCTGCCCCGTCCCTGGGACGACGCCGCCGACGACGTCGCCCACGCAGTTCCCCTTCTGCCCGCAGCGGCCGCCGGCGGTGGGGCCCTTCCCGTGGGAGCAGCAGCCGCCGGCGTcgccgaggtcggggtcggggttcCCCCAGGACGCGGGCTTCCTCGCGGCAGCTGCGGCGAGCCCCACTAGGAATCCGGCGGCGTGGCTGGCGGTGGCCGCCGTGTGCTCTGCTTTGCTGCTGCTCCTGCAGCAGTGA